A section of the Schistosoma haematobium chromosome ZW, whole genome shotgun sequence genome encodes:
- the MRTO4_1 gene encoding mRNA turnover 4 (EggNog:ENOG410VAY3~COG:A) — MPVKLVKGVVHLEREYLVCRRGDVLSPEQCRILKLFQIEISEFRVGLLAVWTDGEGVEELTEKDSCMMRTSLHPEVLVVCKQLDDGLYYFIPQPYENKGESPVNEAMEED, encoded by the exons ATGCCTGTTAAACTAGTCAAAGGTGTTGTTCATTTGGAGAGAGAGTATCTTGTGTGCCGCAGAGGGGATGTACTTTCACCTGAACAGTGTCGTATTCTA AAGTTATTTCAAATTGAAATCTCCGAATTTCGCGTTGGCCTGCTTGCAGTTTGGACAGACGGTGAGGGGGTCGAAGAGTTAACAGAAAAAGATAGTTGTATGATGCGCACTTCGCTCCATCCTGAAGTTCTTGTTGTTTGTAAACAGTTAGATGATGGTTTGTATTACTTTATTCCGCAACCATATGAAAATAAAGGCGAATCACCTGTTAACGAAGCTATGGAAGAGGACTAA
- the LAMC1_18 gene encoding Laminin subunit gamma-1 (EggNog:ENOG410V61M~COG:W) has protein sequence MKTSTSEGKHGIQWTSRMQLDNLDFEDDLALLSQTQQQIQEKTNSVAAALGLNIHKGKSRILRYNTACTNPVTIDGEDLEDVKTFTYLGSIIDEQGGSDADVKARIGKARAAYLQLKNIWNSKQLSTNTKVRIFNTNVKTILLYGAETWRTTKAIIQKIRVFINSCLRKILRIRRPDTISNNVLWERTNQIPAEEEIRKKRWK, from the coding sequence atgaagacgtcaacatctgaagggaagcacgggatacaatggacatctaggatgcagttggacaaTCTAGACTTCgaagatgatctggcccttctatcccaaacgcaacaacaaattcaggagaagacgaacagtgtggcagcagcattaggtctcaatatacacaaagggaaaagcaggattctccgatacaacacagcatgcaccaatccagtcacaattgacggagaagatttggaagatgtaaaaacctttacatatctgggcagcatcattgatgaacagggtggatctgatgcagatgtgaaggcgcggatcggcaaagcaagagcagcatatttacaactgaagaacatctggaactcaaagcaactgtcaaccaacacaaaggtcaggattttcaatacaaatgtcaagacaattctactgtatggggcagaaacctggagaacaacgaaagccatcatccagaaaatacgggtgtttattaacagttgtctacgcaaaatacttcggatccgtcggccggacactattagcaacaacgtactgtgggagagaacaaaccagatcccagcggaggaagaaatcaggaagaagcgctggaagtga
- the MRPS31_1 gene encoding 28S ribosomal protein S31, mitochondrial, variant 2 (EggNog:ENOG410VE73~COG:J~BUSCO:EOG091G0LP5): MSDYAKSANIVKSKDLLGDFIKEYRFGNDAPSTAFVDLPSPANVNIFTHQDVLPADSCNSLNPIFDAVENLEASIFSCGLPNNQFEEWLKWTVEKKMWSFPINNEQDWDSELDVPFYEHVFLENHLNKEHLKCKPLASFLELVCTGLSKNPYFSVDDKKQHLEWFTQFFDDKITRINASIKEEHMANLEEISRGTST, from the exons ATGTCTGA CTATGCAAAATCTGCAAACATCGTAAAGTCAAA GGATCTGCTTGGTGATTTTATTAAAGAATATCGTTTTG GTAATGACGCACCATCAACAGCATTTGTTGATCTTCCTTCACCGGCTAATGTAAATATTTTCACTCATCAAGATG TCCTACCTGCTGATTCTTGTAACTCATTAAACCCCATTTTTGATGCCGTTGAGAATTTGGAAGCCTCAATTTTCAGTTGTGGTCTTCCAAACAACCAGTTCGAAGAATGGTTAAAGTGGACTGTCGAAAAGAAAATGTGGAGTTTTCCGATTAATAATGAACAAG ATTGGGATTCCGAGTTAGATGTACCCTTTTATGAACATGTATTTCTGGAGAATCATCTAAACAAGGAACATCTCAAGTGTAAACCATTGGCATCGTTCTTGGAACTTGTCTGCACTGGTCTTTCGAAAAACCCATATTTTAGTGTTGACGATAAAAAGCAACATCTTGAGTGGTTCACACAGTTCTTTGACGATAAGATAACGCGAATAAACGCTTCCATAAAAGAAGAACATATGGCTAATTTAGAGGAAATTTCTAGAGGAACTTCGACATAA
- the MRPS31_1 gene encoding 28S ribosomal protein S31, mitochondrial (EggNog:ENOG410VE73~COG:J~BUSCO:EOG091G0LP5), translating into MTALYWSIFSRFRVNFNHFKCLTATPSRSANTKQLKHPKRKGDNLEPVATSGGMSDYAKSANIVKSKDLLGDFIKEYRFGNDAPSTAFVDLPSPANVNIFTHQDVLPADSCNSLNPIFDAVENLEASIFSCGLPNNQFEEWLKWTVEKKMWSFPINNEQDWDSELDVPFYEHVFLENHLNKEHLKCKPLASFLELVCTGLSKNPYFSVDDKKQHLEWFTQFFDDKITRINASIKEEHMANLEEISRGTST; encoded by the exons atGACTGCCCTTTATTGGAGTATATTTTCAAG GTTTCGTGttaattttaatcatttcaaaTGCTTGACTGCAACACCGTCCAGATCAGCGAATACAAA ACAATTAAAACACCCCAAAAGGAAGGGCGATAATCTGGAACCTGTTGCTACATCGGGTGGTATGTCTGA CTATGCAAAATCTGCAAACATCGTAAAGTCAAA GGATCTGCTTGGTGATTTTATTAAAGAATATCGTTTTG GTAATGACGCACCATCAACAGCATTTGTTGATCTTCCTTCACCGGCTAATGTAAATATTTTCACTCATCAAGATG TCCTACCTGCTGATTCTTGTAACTCATTAAACCCCATTTTTGATGCCGTTGAGAATTTGGAAGCCTCAATTTTCAGTTGTGGTCTTCCAAACAACCAGTTCGAAGAATGGTTAAAGTGGACTGTCGAAAAGAAAATGTGGAGTTTTCCGATTAATAATGAACAAG ATTGGGATTCCGAGTTAGATGTACCCTTTTATGAACATGTATTTCTGGAGAATCATCTAAACAAGGAACATCTCAAGTGTAAACCATTGGCATCGTTCTTGGAACTTGTCTGCACTGGTCTTTCGAAAAACCCATATTTTAGTGTTGACGATAAAAAGCAACATCTTGAGTGGTTCACACAGTTCTTTGACGATAAGATAACGCGAATAAACGCTTCCATAAAAGAAGAACATATGGCTAATTTAGAGGAAATTTCTAGAGGAACTTCGACATAA